One stretch of Anguilla anguilla isolate fAngAng1 chromosome 5, fAngAng1.pri, whole genome shotgun sequence DNA includes these proteins:
- the LOC118227121 gene encoding fibroin heavy chain-like gives MALRNALEVYDSDSDSDSEDEDARRRRRRRRRRRMMMTLMSEVRRSHCIQGALEIGPVGIQGRAGLVSLTRSYRTADSFEVESRSVLGVSAGAGIDGLGRVGASASVGVSTRVRSDGRANVSVNVGASAGLSAGDGMGIGVGANLGVSVGPGGVEVEAGAGMNFGGVEFGVRAGIGSNGPSLGLDVGVGSRKMNMLGF, from the exons ATGGCTTTAAGAAATG CTCTGGAAGTCTATGACAGCGACAGTGACAGCGACAGCGAGGACGAAGATGCCaggcgaaggaggaggaggaggaggaggaggaggatgatgatgacgCTGATGTCAGAAGTGAGGCGGTCCCATTGCATTCAGGGTGCGTTGGAGATTGGGCCGGTCGGGATACAGGGCCGGGCTGGCCTGGTCTCCTTGACCCGGAGCTACCGAACGGCCGATTCGTTTGAAGTGGAGAGCCGGTCAGTTTTGGGTGTGAGCGCCGGTGCCGGTATCGACGGGCTCGGACGGGTCGGTGCGTCCGCCAGCGTCGGTGTGTCCACCAGAGTACGGTCTGACGGAAGGGCAAACGTGTCGGTCAACGTGGGGGCAAGCGCAGGGCTCAGTGCGGGAGATGGTATGGGGATTGGCGTGGGGGCAAatttgggtgtgagtgtgggacCTGGAGGAGTGGAAGTGGAGGCGGGTGCGGGGATGAACTTCGGGGGGGTGGAGTTTGGAGTGCGGGCCGGCATCGGGTCCAACGGGCCTAGTTTGGGGCTTGATGTAGGAGTGGGATCTAGGAAGATGAATATGTTGGGCTTCTAG